Proteins found in one Aneurinibacillus uraniidurans genomic segment:
- a CDS encoding branched-chain amino acid ABC transporter permease, producing MAELLQYVANGLVSGGIYAIVAIGFITIYNVSKVINMAQGEFLMLGGMITVTFISMNIPYAGAVILAILLVTALGILIQKYIIANAKNANPISLIILTIGVSTLIRGVASLLWGKDPFALPPLTSNDPVSFGGITVAQQSIWVILSVLLILFGLWYLMDKTMLGKKINACSVNTLAARLMGISPVKMTMLSFAISAATGAVAGIVIAPLSVTSYDIGALLGIKGFAAVILGGLGNPIGATVAGFLLGLLESLGAGYVSSGLKDAIAFLILIAALLIKPSGLFGERSVGKGGL from the coding sequence GTGGCCGAGTTATTGCAATATGTTGCAAATGGTTTAGTTTCGGGTGGAATTTACGCTATTGTTGCCATTGGGTTTATTACGATTTACAACGTCAGCAAAGTTATTAATATGGCACAAGGTGAGTTTTTAATGCTGGGCGGGATGATAACGGTTACATTTATCAGCATGAATATCCCTTATGCAGGAGCCGTTATCTTAGCGATCTTACTTGTGACAGCCCTTGGTATTCTGATTCAAAAATATATTATCGCCAACGCCAAAAATGCGAATCCGATTAGCTTGATCATTCTTACGATTGGCGTATCGACTTTAATTCGCGGAGTAGCAAGCTTGCTCTGGGGTAAAGACCCGTTTGCGCTTCCACCGCTGACTAGCAATGATCCCGTATCGTTTGGAGGGATCACAGTCGCGCAGCAAAGTATCTGGGTAATTCTTTCTGTTCTGTTGATTCTGTTTGGACTCTGGTATCTGATGGATAAAACGATGCTTGGGAAAAAAATCAATGCTTGCTCGGTGAATACGCTGGCCGCAAGACTTATGGGAATTAGCCCTGTGAAAATGACAATGCTGTCATTTGCTATTAGTGCAGCTACAGGAGCTGTTGCGGGAATTGTCATTGCTCCCTTAAGTGTAACTTCTTATGACATAGGAGCTTTATTGGGAATCAAAGGATTTGCAGCGGTTATTCTTGGAGGATTAGGAAATCCAATAGGGGCAACAGTTGCCGGTTTTCTGCTCGGTCTTTTGGAATCATTAGGAGCCGGATATGTCAGTTCAGGCCTTAAAGATGCGATTGCGTTCCTCATTCTGATCGCTGCACTGTTGATCAAGCCAAGCGGTTTGTTTGGAGAGCGTAGTGTCGGAAAGGGAGGCTTATAA
- a CDS encoding branched-chain amino acid ABC transporter permease yields the protein MESKYRNFSKKSIPYALLVLLAPFILTDDYYHSVMVVAGMHAIVVLGLCLVMGLAGQISLGQAAFWGIGAYTSAVLTTKYGIPPIAGLVAAAIIPGLFAFVLARAIAGLQGYYLAMATLAFGYIVQIGIGEWESVTGGANGIIGIPPIGFFGESELGMYYLVWGIVTVLLIFSLNLVHSRVGRAYRAIHKSEIAATSMGVNVRQFKLSAFVVGGMFAGISGGLYAHYMGILDPQPFGLHESILFITMVVIGGMTNVWGALIGTIIIEVIREVLIALSHVIPELKGDIDTIVYGAILILIMMFMPEGLVPRIRAVYAKSKASKRDVQPKPERGEVA from the coding sequence ATGGAGAGTAAATACAGAAATTTCAGTAAAAAATCAATTCCATATGCTCTTCTTGTACTACTTGCTCCGTTTATTCTTACTGATGATTATTACCATTCGGTCATGGTTGTTGCGGGCATGCATGCGATTGTAGTACTTGGGCTTTGTCTTGTAATGGGTCTCGCTGGACAAATTTCACTTGGACAAGCAGCGTTTTGGGGGATTGGGGCGTACACATCCGCTGTTCTTACCACGAAATATGGAATACCGCCTATCGCAGGTCTTGTTGCAGCGGCCATTATTCCAGGTTTATTCGCTTTTGTGCTGGCGCGTGCTATTGCAGGGTTACAGGGGTATTACCTCGCTATGGCAACATTAGCTTTCGGTTATATCGTACAAATCGGAATCGGCGAATGGGAGTCAGTCACAGGTGGAGCGAATGGAATCATTGGAATTCCGCCGATCGGTTTTTTTGGAGAGTCTGAACTTGGAATGTACTATCTTGTATGGGGAATCGTTACGGTTCTATTGATTTTCTCGTTAAATCTTGTTCATTCACGCGTAGGACGGGCTTATCGTGCGATTCATAAAAGTGAAATCGCAGCGACTTCAATGGGTGTCAACGTTCGCCAGTTTAAGTTAAGCGCTTTTGTAGTAGGCGGAATGTTTGCCGGTATTTCCGGTGGATTATATGCCCATTATATGGGGATTTTGGATCCACAGCCATTCGGTTTGCATGAGTCGATTTTATTTATCACGATGGTTGTCATTGGTGGGATGACGAATGTGTGGGGAGCGTTAATTGGTACGATCATTATTGAAGTTATTCGAGAAGTGTTGATTGCCCTTAGTCATGTGATTCCAGAGCTTAAGGGAGACATCGACACGATTGTATACGGTGCCATTTTAATTCTAATTATGATGTTTATGCCGGAAGGACTCGTTCCGCGTATTCGAGCCGTCTATGCGAAGTCAAAAGCTAGCAAGAGAGATGTACAACCAAAACCGGAGAGAGGGGAAGTAGCATGA
- a CDS encoding ABC transporter ATP-binding protein, giving the protein MTHGILQVEEITMDFGGVRAVNHVSFHVKAGEVVALIGPNGAGKSTVLNMISGVLTPTSGAISFENQALAQVQGYDYAPLGITRTFQNLQTFDDMTVLENVMVGFHSKTRAGLVSCGLKFGAARKEEKYMHDRAKELLEFVGIHALENQLAGSLSYGKLRLMEIARALAAEPKLLLLDEPAAGLNHSETAEMTKMFEHIRAQGTAILLVEHDMDMVMNVAERIVVLDQGEKIAEGTPHEIQENPKVIAAYLGQEEETEEVQVMAGGV; this is encoded by the coding sequence ATGACACACGGAATCTTGCAGGTAGAAGAGATCACGATGGATTTTGGTGGTGTTCGTGCGGTCAACCATGTGTCCTTTCACGTAAAGGCTGGAGAAGTTGTTGCGTTAATCGGACCGAACGGAGCGGGGAAGAGTACGGTGCTAAACATGATATCAGGTGTGTTAACCCCGACATCCGGCGCGATTTCATTCGAAAATCAAGCGCTGGCACAAGTTCAAGGGTATGACTATGCACCGCTTGGAATCACCCGGACGTTTCAAAACTTACAGACGTTTGATGATATGACTGTATTGGAAAATGTCATGGTTGGATTTCACTCTAAAACACGGGCTGGACTCGTATCATGTGGACTAAAATTTGGTGCTGCTCGCAAAGAAGAGAAGTATATGCATGATCGGGCAAAGGAGCTCCTCGAATTTGTCGGCATTCACGCGTTGGAGAATCAATTAGCGGGTAGCCTGTCTTACGGGAAATTACGTTTAATGGAAATCGCTAGAGCGCTGGCAGCCGAGCCGAAGCTGCTGCTGCTTGATGAACCGGCCGCAGGTCTGAATCATTCGGAAACAGCCGAGATGACAAAAATGTTCGAGCATATTCGAGCGCAAGGTACAGCCATTCTTCTTGTGGAGCACGATATGGACATGGTGATGAATGTGGCAGAGCGGATTGTTGTATTGGATCAGGGAGAAAAAATCGCAGAAGGTACGCCGCATGAAATTCAGGAGAACCCGAAGGTAATTGCTGCCTATTTAGGACAAGAAGAGGAAACAGAAGAAGTGCAAGTGATGGCAGGGGGTGTGTAG
- a CDS encoding ABC transporter ATP-binding protein, whose amino-acid sequence MASKTVLHVKNVTARYGPIEALHGITMHVQEGEIVSLLGSNGAGKTTLLNCICGLHGAKSGSVEFDGRDITTIPAEKVVPLGMAHVPERRQIFSTLTVEDNLWLGASHRMPAVSKKEIMHEIEDIYKRFPILGQRRQQLGGTLSGGQQQMLAMGRALLARPKLLLLDEPSLGLAPLIAKEILEIVREIRSEWGTTVLLVEQNARAALAISDRAYVLGTGSVMMEGSAKEMMHDPRVQSAYLGAHV is encoded by the coding sequence ATGGCTAGCAAGACCGTTTTACATGTTAAGAATGTAACGGCTCGTTATGGACCGATTGAAGCGTTACATGGGATTACGATGCATGTACAGGAGGGAGAAATCGTGTCCCTGCTTGGTTCGAATGGTGCCGGGAAAACGACCCTGTTGAATTGTATTTGTGGCCTTCATGGGGCAAAAAGTGGCAGCGTGGAGTTTGATGGACGAGACATCACCACGATTCCTGCTGAAAAAGTCGTTCCACTTGGAATGGCACACGTGCCGGAACGCAGGCAAATTTTTTCGACTCTTACCGTAGAGGATAATTTATGGCTTGGTGCCTCTCATCGTATGCCGGCGGTAAGCAAGAAAGAAATTATGCATGAGATTGAAGATATTTATAAGAGATTTCCGATTCTTGGCCAGCGGAGGCAGCAATTAGGTGGCACGCTGTCTGGTGGGCAGCAGCAGATGCTCGCAATGGGGCGTGCGCTCTTGGCAAGACCGAAGCTTCTACTGCTTGATGAACCGTCACTCGGGTTAGCTCCGTTGATTGCCAAGGAAATATTGGAGATTGTGCGGGAGATCCGTTCGGAATGGGGAACGACCGTGCTGTTAGTCGAGCAAAATGCGAGAGCAGCTCTTGCCATTTCCGATCGTGCCTACGTACTTGGCACTGGTTCAGTCATGATGGAAGGCAGCGCGAAGGAAATGATGCATGATCCACGCGTACAATCCGCTTATTTGGGCGCTCATGTTTAG
- a CDS encoding ABC transporter substrate-binding protein: MKMKMKKWFAPVMAASLVMLSACGGGGGQTSTKSQETSGSASDSIKVGAVFSMTGANSPLGVPEKQAVEMLVKEINKNGGVNNKPLEVLFEDDKSDNTEAVKAMKKLVTSEHVVAVLGSSGSGPSLGMAEYAAAQKVPMISMAAANKITDPVRAGIFKTPHTDIHGTKRIYKYLKEKGISKVAVLYDSNPYGSGWAVQLKKFAPEYGITLVAEEKYGTKDPSMSSQLTKIKGTDAQALIIAGTNPGPATIVKEAKQLGISIPIISSHGSANGKFIELAGDAANGVLLVAGKMLVSDQISDSDPQAKIVKKFVADYKTAYNTNADGFAGYGYDGLNILVEALKAAGGDATKLPEALEKVNYVGVTGEFKFSPQDHNGLSEDSMIMVQVKDGKFQVVK; encoded by the coding sequence ATGAAGATGAAGATGAAGAAATGGTTTGCACCTGTAATGGCAGCTTCGCTTGTTATGCTCAGTGCCTGTGGCGGTGGAGGGGGTCAGACGTCCACGAAAAGTCAGGAAACTTCAGGTAGTGCCTCGGATTCAATCAAAGTCGGGGCAGTATTTTCAATGACAGGTGCGAATAGCCCGCTTGGTGTGCCTGAGAAGCAGGCTGTAGAGATGTTGGTGAAAGAAATTAATAAAAACGGTGGGGTTAATAATAAGCCGTTGGAAGTTTTATTTGAGGATGACAAATCAGATAATACAGAAGCTGTGAAGGCGATGAAGAAGCTCGTGACATCTGAACATGTAGTAGCGGTTCTCGGGTCTTCAGGCAGTGGCCCTTCTTTAGGAATGGCTGAATATGCTGCTGCACAAAAGGTACCGATGATTTCTATGGCGGCAGCAAATAAAATTACGGATCCAGTTCGTGCTGGAATTTTTAAAACGCCGCATACAGATATTCATGGGACCAAACGTATCTATAAATACTTAAAAGAAAAAGGAATCAGCAAAGTAGCGGTGCTGTATGATAGCAATCCGTATGGAAGCGGTTGGGCTGTTCAATTGAAGAAATTTGCACCGGAGTATGGTATTACGCTTGTAGCAGAAGAAAAGTATGGAACGAAAGATCCGTCTATGAGCTCCCAGTTAACGAAAATTAAAGGGACAGATGCACAAGCACTCATTATTGCAGGTACGAACCCTGGCCCAGCCACAATTGTAAAAGAAGCGAAGCAGCTAGGCATAAGCATTCCAATTATCAGTTCACACGGAAGCGCGAACGGTAAATTCATTGAGCTTGCTGGAGATGCTGCGAATGGTGTACTCCTTGTAGCAGGTAAAATGCTTGTATCCGATCAGATTAGTGACAGTGACCCACAGGCGAAGATTGTGAAGAAATTCGTAGCAGATTATAAGACTGCGTATAATACAAACGCTGATGGATTTGCTGGCTATGGATATGATGGCTTAAATATTCTCGTTGAAGCATTAAAAGCTGCAGGTGGAGACGCTACGAAGTTACCAGAAGCGTTAGAGAAAGTAAATTATGTTGGGGTAACAGGGGAATTCAAGTTTAGCCCACAGGATCATAACGGCTTAAGTGAAGATAGTATGATTATGGTTCAAGTAAAAGATGGCAAGTTCCAGGTAGTGAAATAG
- the paaA gene encoding 1,2-phenylacetyl-CoA epoxidase subunit PaaA produces the protein MGKAAEQTGLVTAQDENKKYEEFLAKIERDEKIEADDWMPEDYRTQLIKLIAMHGISEIMGAFPEKEWVPRTPTLKRKLSLMAKVQDEVGHGQLLLRVAEDLMKPLGKTREDLLNDLYAGRLKFHNVFHMQTVSWADAALIGWLVDGAAIVTQKMLAHSSYAPYVRALKRIIMEERFHAYHGEDMVIALGDGTPVQREMMQDALNRWWPALLMFFGPPEDGPIESNQNLNIRYKIRSKTNEELRQEFLGKYVPQIRALGLSVPDESIYYDEAKQQWVYTHPDYNYLKNVIAKNQGPRSQNRLKLRKIGFDNNAWVREALLHKQQAVANERGV, from the coding sequence ATGGGAAAAGCCGCTGAGCAAACAGGGTTGGTAACAGCGCAGGATGAAAATAAAAAGTATGAAGAGTTTCTAGCTAAGATTGAACGGGACGAGAAGATCGAGGCAGATGATTGGATGCCAGAAGATTACCGTACGCAGTTAATCAAACTCATTGCTATGCATGGCATCAGCGAAATTATGGGAGCGTTTCCAGAGAAGGAATGGGTTCCGAGAACACCAACATTAAAAAGAAAGCTTTCGCTTATGGCTAAAGTACAGGATGAGGTTGGACATGGACAGTTGCTGCTGCGCGTCGCGGAAGACCTGATGAAGCCGCTCGGCAAAACACGAGAAGATTTGCTAAATGATCTATACGCCGGTCGCCTGAAATTCCATAACGTATTCCATATGCAAACAGTAAGCTGGGCAGACGCTGCACTAATCGGCTGGCTTGTTGACGGAGCTGCGATTGTTACTCAAAAAATGCTCGCGCATTCCTCATACGCTCCGTACGTACGGGCGCTGAAACGAATCATCATGGAAGAACGCTTCCATGCGTATCACGGTGAAGATATGGTAATCGCACTCGGGGATGGCACACCGGTTCAACGTGAAATGATGCAGGATGCACTGAACCGCTGGTGGCCAGCACTGCTCATGTTCTTCGGTCCACCAGAAGACGGCCCGATCGAGAGCAATCAGAACCTTAACATTCGTTATAAAATCAGAAGCAAAACAAACGAAGAATTACGACAAGAATTCCTTGGTAAATACGTTCCGCAAATTCGTGCACTTGGACTTAGCGTTCCAGATGAGAGCATTTACTATGATGAAGCGAAGCAACAATGGGTATATACACATCCAGACTATAACTATCTGAAAAATGTAATCGCTAAAAATCAAGGTCCACGTTCTCAAAACCGTCTCAAGCTGCGGAAGATCGGATTTGATAATAACGCTTGGGTTAGAGAAGCGCTGCTCCATAAGCAACAAGCAGTAGCCAATGAAAGAGGGGTGTAA
- a CDS encoding 1,2-phenylacetyl-CoA epoxidase subunit B encodes MSTLDAKDYDVYEVFSQKELTAKFESQFSLLAPTPEIALSMAQDNFMRREEVPANIFVVKRDHMHFVSPEERQAFERIDNKDYRQPAHYGYIPSRWRELAAKNNTSISVE; translated from the coding sequence ATGAGCACACTTGATGCCAAAGATTATGATGTATATGAAGTATTCAGTCAGAAAGAGTTAACAGCGAAATTTGAAAGCCAGTTTAGCTTGCTTGCTCCTACACCTGAAATCGCGTTGAGCATGGCACAAGACAACTTCATGCGTCGGGAAGAAGTTCCGGCTAACATTTTTGTCGTAAAAAGAGATCACATGCATTTCGTATCACCGGAAGAGCGCCAAGCTTTCGAGCGAATTGATAATAAAGACTATCGTCAGCCAGCCCATTATGGATACATTCCATCAAGATGGAGAGAATTGGCCGCGAAAAATAATACGAGTATATCGGTTGAGTAG
- the paaC gene encoding 1,2-phenylacetyl-CoA epoxidase subunit PaaC, translating into MTKQYNTPEEAKQDQQFCEALVELMYQLADDDLMMSHRGSEWLGLCPHIEEDVAFSSITQDTMGHAAMYYQMLEELGMGKADDLAHLRQPQEYKSAILVERVNGEGDYMENPDYDWGYAIARNYTYETFKKIRLDVLEASPYAPLADAAKKIKREQFYHLYHWGVWLNQLSDSTDVAQTRLNAAFAKTWEDVDSLFDLGPKADALVQAGLVPSGDELRTTFLNTMKEKLAGYNLAWPGEPTPVGESGRDGLHSEAFVDALAQLSEVYKLAPQANW; encoded by the coding sequence GTGACGAAACAATACAACACACCAGAAGAAGCGAAGCAGGATCAACAATTCTGTGAGGCGCTCGTTGAACTGATGTACCAATTAGCTGATGACGATTTAATGATGAGCCACCGCGGCTCAGAATGGTTGGGCCTATGCCCGCATATTGAAGAAGACGTGGCATTTTCTTCGATTACACAAGATACGATGGGCCATGCGGCGATGTATTATCAAATGCTAGAAGAGCTTGGAATGGGCAAGGCAGACGATCTTGCCCACTTGCGACAGCCGCAAGAATACAAAAGTGCCATTCTTGTAGAACGTGTGAACGGTGAAGGGGACTATATGGAAAACCCGGACTACGATTGGGGATATGCCATTGCCCGTAATTACACATATGAAACGTTCAAAAAAATCAGACTTGATGTATTGGAAGCGTCTCCATATGCACCGCTTGCAGATGCAGCGAAGAAAATCAAACGAGAGCAGTTTTATCATCTGTACCACTGGGGAGTGTGGTTGAACCAGTTATCAGACAGCACGGACGTAGCGCAAACACGTTTGAATGCAGCATTTGCAAAAACATGGGAAGATGTAGACTCATTGTTTGATCTTGGACCGAAAGCAGATGCACTTGTGCAGGCGGGTCTCGTACCATCTGGCGATGAGCTGCGTACAACATTCTTGAACACAATGAAGGAAAAGCTGGCAGGCTATAATCTGGCTTGGCCAGGTGAACCAACTCCGGTTGGGGAGAGCGGACGGGATGGCTTACATTCGGAAGCGTTTGTGGACGCCCTTGCTCAATTAAGCGAAGTATACAAACTGGCTCCACAGGCTAACTGGTAA
- the paaD gene encoding 1,2-phenylacetyl-CoA epoxidase subunit PaaD produces the protein MQETFNSLEQKVWDKLQQVTDPEITSVSLVEMGMIDGVQVDGEIATVRLIPTFVGCPALTMMESDITKAVSELEEIAEVNVIFTKNPIWTSDRITAEGREKLKEVGIAPPPLEAKQEGVWEIECPYCGSPRTVLDNIFGPTACRSIFYCSTCKNPFEAIKPV, from the coding sequence ATGCAAGAAACTTTTAACTCTCTTGAACAGAAAGTATGGGATAAGCTGCAACAAGTAACAGATCCGGAGATCACATCGGTCAGTCTAGTTGAGATGGGAATGATTGATGGGGTTCAGGTAGATGGAGAAATCGCAACGGTGCGGCTGATTCCGACATTTGTCGGATGTCCTGCGCTTACGATGATGGAGAGCGATATCACCAAAGCCGTATCGGAACTCGAAGAGATTGCAGAAGTAAACGTGATCTTTACAAAAAATCCTATCTGGACTTCTGATCGGATTACGGCGGAAGGAAGAGAGAAGTTAAAAGAAGTCGGCATCGCTCCTCCGCCGCTTGAAGCTAAACAGGAAGGTGTCTGGGAGATCGAATGTCCGTACTGCGGCTCTCCCCGCACTGTACTGGATAACATATTCGGACCGACAGCCTGTCGAAGCATTTTCTACTGCAGCACATGTAAAAATCCGTTTGAGGCGATTAAACCGGTATAG
- a CDS encoding NAD-dependent succinate-semialdehyde dehydrogenase: MTDSKKMYINGEWIEAESGETLEITNPANGEVVGTISYGDARDANKAIAAAHEAFKSWSQAAARERSKYLYNLYELVRKNRDELAGLISAEMGKPLGEAKFEVLGAADNFMWYAEEAKRVYGETIPSSAPNKRLMVMKQPVGVVAAITPWNFPVNMVARKIAPALAVGCTVVLKPAEKAPLSTIRMFELIEEAGFPKGVANLVTGDASSIGKEIVDNPKVAKITFTGSTRVGKLLMEGAAAQVKRISMELGGHAPFIVFEDADLDAAVKGLFESKYRNAGQMCICTNRLYVHESIVEAFTAKLVERLQNTKVGDGRVKGVEIGPLVDETALTSVLGQIEDAKGKGGCIAFGGNRLTEGEYSKGFFIEPTVITDVTPEMNIYSQETFGPVVPIIPFQDEASVLAMANDSIYGLAAYVYTQNNARCFRMAEGLEYGIVGVNDGSPTQTQAPFGGYKQSGIGREGGHYALDGFLETKFVSFGV; encoded by the coding sequence ATGACAGACAGCAAAAAAATGTATATTAACGGCGAATGGATCGAAGCAGAAAGCGGAGAAACACTTGAAATCACGAATCCGGCTAACGGTGAAGTAGTTGGAACAATCAGCTATGGCGATGCTCGTGATGCGAACAAAGCGATTGCAGCCGCTCATGAAGCGTTTAAAAGCTGGTCACAGGCTGCGGCTCGCGAACGTTCTAAATACTTATACAATCTGTATGAATTAGTACGCAAAAATCGTGATGAGCTGGCAGGACTTATTTCAGCAGAAATGGGTAAGCCGCTTGGTGAAGCGAAATTTGAAGTGCTTGGCGCAGCCGATAATTTTATGTGGTACGCTGAAGAAGCGAAGCGCGTATACGGAGAAACGATTCCTTCATCTGCGCCTAACAAACGATTGATGGTGATGAAGCAGCCGGTAGGGGTTGTAGCAGCGATCACGCCGTGGAACTTCCCGGTTAACATGGTGGCCCGTAAAATCGCACCGGCACTTGCAGTTGGATGTACAGTTGTATTAAAGCCAGCTGAAAAAGCACCGTTAAGCACGATTCGGATGTTTGAATTGATCGAGGAAGCTGGTTTTCCGAAGGGCGTAGCGAACCTGGTAACAGGTGATGCAAGCTCAATTGGGAAAGAGATTGTCGACAATCCAAAAGTAGCGAAAATTACGTTTACAGGTTCTACAAGAGTGGGTAAGCTTCTGATGGAAGGTGCGGCTGCTCAAGTAAAACGTATCAGTATGGAATTGGGCGGACATGCACCGTTTATCGTGTTTGAAGATGCAGATCTTGATGCGGCTGTTAAAGGCCTGTTCGAGAGCAAGTATCGGAATGCTGGACAGATGTGCATTTGTACAAATCGTCTGTACGTTCATGAGTCGATTGTCGAAGCGTTCACAGCAAAACTGGTTGAGCGCCTACAGAATACAAAAGTGGGCGATGGACGTGTCAAAGGCGTAGAAATTGGTCCGCTGGTCGATGAAACAGCTCTTACAAGTGTACTCGGACAAATCGAGGACGCGAAAGGAAAAGGCGGCTGCATCGCATTTGGTGGAAATCGTCTGACAGAAGGCGAATACAGCAAAGGCTTCTTCATCGAACCGACAGTGATTACAGATGTAACGCCAGAGATGAACATTTATTCTCAGGAAACGTTCGGTCCAGTTGTGCCGATCATTCCATTCCAGGATGAAGCATCTGTTCTTGCGATGGCAAATGACTCAATCTACGGCCTGGCAGCGTATGTGTATACGCAAAACAACGCTCGCTGCTTCCGGATGGCAGAAGGCCTGGAGTATGGTATCGTTGGAGTAAATGATGGTTCACCGACCCAAACACAGGCTCCATTTGGGGGATACAAACAGAGCGGAATTGGTCGTGAAGGTGGACATTACGCACTGGATGGATTCCTCGAAACCAAATTCGTTTCTTTCGGTGTATAA
- a CDS encoding YcdB/YcdC domain-containing protein, which yields MKRSFTTLLLTAMLLPTGTVLAAEQGNATAAVEQAAVIPEVAPIPPAIQKTMTKLFELQPAFKQLHIHSGAPDETNKTFSVFLTDTPTDETSLKEHPISSSGNLTFDMKTGELLSFSIQMKEWTSEKLPTTRLAKEKAEQFLISWLGAEERKQFGTPTSRSSGSITYDSDQKPITWSYRYAEFPVILNNIPVSGFNFVQIKVDSAGRIVGGEFNVPNLKNISTPAIAVRAADDMKKQLITADSLMLQYVEKQPERYGNYLKEIQEAKPALRYDLNVYGPFNAQTGKPIHGMTGEELKQNSGSAVPWKVVQIKPQGNKLIAHSEQEAAEVLGNLFNFDFSQMQLQKHDGSTFTSRESSPYSHYFWSDQKGSGINVNIDQTSGLITDASLDINQENNRPATVSKEEAFATALTFIEKYAGPTAKELEVQYHTFEREQPPAWVDKEKAPTFSENEQQKHYFWFQERYEGIPVMGRSYSVTVDAATGKITNFSLAPYQEKLSLPAPEGIVSKEKAAESFLQNNKLKLEYLWPSYFDQPGPAPILTYTWERSGNTDDYVDAFTGNYVRIPIEPYDEE from the coding sequence ATGAAACGCTCATTCACCACTCTGCTTCTGACAGCTATGCTGCTCCCGACAGGAACAGTTCTTGCCGCAGAACAAGGAAACGCGACGGCTGCTGTTGAACAAGCAGCCGTCATTCCAGAAGTCGCGCCGATTCCTCCAGCGATTCAAAAAACGATGACTAAGCTTTTTGAATTGCAACCGGCCTTTAAACAACTGCACATTCATTCGGGTGCGCCGGATGAGACAAACAAAACATTTTCCGTCTTTCTTACAGACACACCTACTGATGAAACGTCGTTGAAGGAACATCCAATCTCTTCTAGTGGAAATCTTACATTCGATATGAAAACAGGGGAGCTTCTTTCATTCAGTATTCAAATGAAAGAATGGACCTCGGAAAAACTGCCGACCACTAGATTAGCAAAAGAAAAAGCGGAGCAGTTCCTTATCAGCTGGCTGGGCGCTGAAGAACGAAAACAATTCGGTACACCTACGTCACGTAGCAGCGGATCCATAACATATGACAGCGACCAAAAACCTATTACCTGGTCATACCGTTATGCTGAATTCCCGGTTATACTTAACAATATCCCGGTTTCTGGCTTTAACTTTGTTCAGATAAAGGTAGATAGTGCAGGGCGTATTGTAGGGGGAGAATTCAATGTGCCCAATCTAAAAAACATATCAACTCCAGCTATTGCCGTTCGTGCTGCGGATGATATGAAAAAACAGCTCATTACTGCGGATAGCCTTATGCTCCAGTATGTGGAGAAACAACCGGAGAGATATGGCAATTACCTGAAAGAAATCCAGGAAGCAAAGCCAGCGCTGCGCTATGACTTGAATGTATACGGCCCTTTCAATGCTCAAACCGGTAAGCCAATTCACGGCATGACAGGAGAAGAACTTAAACAAAATTCTGGCTCTGCTGTCCCGTGGAAGGTCGTGCAAATCAAACCGCAAGGAAATAAACTAATCGCCCATTCAGAACAAGAAGCGGCAGAAGTATTGGGCAATCTGTTCAACTTCGACTTTAGCCAGATGCAACTGCAAAAGCACGATGGGTCCACCTTTACCAGCAGAGAATCATCTCCATACTCTCACTATTTCTGGAGCGATCAAAAAGGCTCTGGCATTAACGTAAATATCGACCAAACAAGCGGCTTGATTACGGATGCAAGCCTAGATATAAATCAAGAAAACAATCGCCCGGCAACGGTCAGCAAGGAAGAGGCTTTCGCAACAGCACTTACATTCATCGAAAAATATGCAGGTCCTACCGCCAAGGAGCTAGAGGTTCAATATCATACATTTGAAAGGGAACAACCTCCAGCCTGGGTGGACAAGGAGAAAGCCCCTACATTTTCGGAAAATGAACAGCAAAAACATTATTTTTGGTTCCAGGAACGCTATGAAGGTATCCCGGTCATGGGCCGTTCATACAGTGTAACCGTCGATGCAGCAACCGGAAAAATCACCAACTTTTCGCTTGCTCCGTATCAAGAGAAGCTCTCTCTTCCCGCCCCAGAAGGGATTGTGTCAAAAGAAAAAGCAGCTGAATCCTTCCTGCAAAACAACAAGCTAAAGCTGGAATATCTCTGGCCATCCTACTTTGATCAACCGGGTCCCGCTCCTATTCTGACATACACATGGGAACGTTCTGGAAATACAGACGATTATGTCGATGCGTTTACGGGTAACTATGTAAGGATTCCGATTGAGCCGTATGACGAAGAGTAG